A region of Methanobacterium spitsbergense DNA encodes the following proteins:
- a CDS encoding helix-turn-helix domain-containing protein, which yields MAEEIHINEQLSSRKIMEVLDSNPDLVKITCPVSIYNRISKKYMKALHELGVKVEPVHRRGRPKKYDSNDATRIQNMLDNGESPKDIAKKLNLPVKTIYYLKNSSLKRGRKVKYTPEKAKEVKRLYSKGIPAKKISENLKIPLRTVYLLIKR from the coding sequence TTGGCCGAAGAAATACACATTAACGAACAACTATCTTCACGTAAGATCATGGAAGTCTTGGATAGTAACCCTGATCTTGTAAAGATAACATGTCCTGTTAGTATTTACAACAGAATATCAAAGAAGTACATGAAAGCACTGCATGAACTTGGTGTTAAAGTTGAACCCGTTCATAGAAGGGGCAGACCCAAGAAATATGATTCCAACGATGCAACCAGAATCCAAAACATGCTGGATAATGGTGAAAGTCCCAAAGACATAGCAAAAAAGCTGAACCTCCCTGTTAAAACAATCTATTATCTTAAAAATTCTAGCCTTAAAAGAGGTAGAAAAGTTAAATATACTCCAGAAAAAGCTAAAGAAGTAAAAAGATTATATAGTAAAGGAATTCCTGCCAAAAAAATATCAGAAAATCTTAAAATACCATTAAGAACTGTTTATTTATTAATTAAACGTTAA
- a CDS encoding methyl-coenzyme M reductase family protein: MYKILIYSGGVYRFDEVLECVEDIGGIVLKRDEFNISRGSYFISQEVHVIIVTPEEGLDELKQIATDLKGDIEEINIDDEIRISVVSILPVYNLLSKAKNWVDINYLEDAIECPCINGVCKEFNDISCHENLKKTLDDMCRMEIAEKRTLSNVIEYRIKAV, encoded by the coding sequence ATGTACAAGATTCTTATTTACAGTGGTGGAGTTTACAGATTTGATGAAGTTTTAGAGTGTGTAGAAGACATAGGAGGAATTGTACTAAAAAGAGATGAATTTAATATTAGTAGAGGATCCTACTTTATCTCACAGGAAGTACATGTAATCATTGTAACACCTGAAGAAGGTTTAGATGAACTTAAACAAATCGCTACCGATTTAAAAGGTGATATTGAAGAGATAAATATTGATGATGAAATAAGAATTTCAGTGGTGTCCATTTTACCAGTTTACAATCTTTTAAGTAAGGCAAAAAATTGGGTGGATATTAATTATTTGGAGGATGCAATTGAATGTCCATGTATAAATGGGGTTTGTAAAGAATTTAACGATATTTCTTGCCATGAAAATCTGAAAAAAACACTTGATGATATGTGTAGAATGGAAATTGCAGAAAAAAGAACCTTATCAAATGTTATTGAATATCGCATCAAAGCAGTATAA
- a CDS encoding RAD55 family ATPase, whose product MIPFIESGIPGFDELTKSENGIGGIPENTATLIYGPAKTGKTIFTNQFTYKGLLNGEPCLYITTDQGAKQLEINMNDFQLPVEKYLNDESFYIIDTISEISNENQRRSKSIIPSYINNPTDIMVKVGSGIHFVYKNNPRFRSVLDSSTTLLAYNDNKLIIRVLKAYLMRIYEAGGTSIITYTEDSADRIVETMLKSIVDNIIRLDYDELTVEAMKGVGKRISPYKITEKGIVL is encoded by the coding sequence ATGATCCCCTTTATAGAATCTGGAATTCCTGGATTTGATGAGTTAACCAAATCTGAAAATGGAATAGGAGGAATCCCCGAGAATACCGCTACTTTAATTTATGGACCTGCAAAGACTGGGAAAACAATTTTCACCAATCAATTCACATACAAAGGACTTTTAAATGGAGAACCTTGTCTTTATATTACAACAGATCAAGGTGCTAAACAATTAGAAATCAATATGAATGATTTCCAGTTGCCTGTTGAAAAATATCTTAATGATGAAAGCTTTTACATAATCGATACAATATCGGAGATTTCAAATGAAAATCAAAGAAGATCTAAATCAATTATACCTTCTTACATCAACAATCCAACCGATATCATGGTCAAGGTTGGTTCTGGTATACATTTTGTCTATAAAAATAATCCAAGATTCAGGTCTGTACTAGATTCATCAACAACACTCCTAGCATACAACGATAATAAACTGATAATACGCGTATTAAAAGCATATTTAATGAGGATCTACGAAGCAGGTGGAACTTCCATAATCACATACACCGAAGATTCAGCGGACAGGATAGTTGAAACTATGCTCAAATCCATTGTAGACAATATAATAAGATTAGATTACGATGAGTTAACTGTTGAGGCTATGAAAGGAGTTGGAAAGAGAATTTCACCCTACAAAATAACTGAAAAAGGAATTGTGTTATGA
- the metG gene encoding methionine--tRNA ligase, whose protein sequence is MSKVFITSALPYANGPCHLGHLRSTYIPADIYARYNRMKGRDVLFVCATDEHGTPIAVRAEQEGKQPIEVAGRYYEMIKKDLDACSISLDNFSRTTDPKHYEISQNFFLKLYEKGYIYEKIIKQPYCKECARFLPDRYVEGKCPNCGGEARGDHCETCGRHLEPTQVIEPTCLICKSTPEIRESKQYFFELSKFQDELNEWIQSNDQLPPNVKNYALQWLKEGLKDWILTRDMEWGIPVPLEDAEGKIIYVWGEAFLGYISSAAQWSEKTGKPWEDYWNDKAVHFIGKDIIYHHSIFWPALLMAYGCKLPYTIIAGEYLSLEGMKMSTSKNWVIWASDFLETFDSDTLRYYLIANAPLTRDTDFSWEDFQRRVNDELADVLGNFLHRTFTFTTRFFDGKIPEPSDFDEYDKEFESKIKALPEIVGNYIEKFKFREGLIEITKLAKYGNKYFNDKEPWKTVKTDKKTAGNCLYLSNQLAKTMAVTLIPYMPVKTLEIFKTLNMNSDINWDNAADFIPSGHELGEANPIFLKVEDDVIKNEKQELYKNLKDVETMKDEISIDDFAAMDLRVGKVVGAENVKKSDNLLKLMVDIGEKQLQVVAGVAKKYSPEEVLNRTVIVLVNLPPAKLFGIKSEGMLLATDNNMSLLTVEDADIGEKIK, encoded by the coding sequence TTGAGTAAGGTATTTATCACATCTGCACTTCCATATGCAAATGGTCCATGTCACTTAGGGCATCTGAGATCAACATACATACCTGCAGATATATATGCAAGGTACAATAGGATGAAAGGAAGGGACGTGCTCTTCGTATGTGCAACAGATGAGCATGGAACACCCATAGCAGTCAGAGCAGAGCAAGAAGGAAAGCAGCCTATAGAAGTTGCAGGTAGATACTATGAGATGATAAAAAAGGATCTTGATGCTTGTAGTATATCACTGGATAACTTCTCAAGAACAACAGATCCAAAACATTATGAAATATCACAGAACTTCTTTTTAAAACTCTATGAAAAGGGTTATATCTATGAAAAAATTATTAAACAACCTTACTGTAAAGAATGTGCGAGATTCCTCCCTGACAGATATGTGGAAGGTAAATGTCCAAATTGTGGTGGTGAAGCAAGGGGAGATCATTGCGAAACATGTGGAAGACATCTGGAACCAACACAGGTAATTGAACCAACATGTCTTATCTGTAAATCAACACCAGAGATTCGTGAATCCAAACAATATTTCTTTGAACTAAGTAAATTCCAAGATGAACTCAATGAATGGATCCAATCTAATGACCAGCTTCCACCAAACGTTAAAAATTATGCTCTTCAATGGTTGAAAGAAGGGCTAAAGGACTGGATACTCACAAGAGATATGGAATGGGGAATACCTGTACCTCTTGAAGATGCTGAGGGTAAAATTATATATGTATGGGGAGAAGCATTCCTTGGATATATATCATCGGCTGCTCAATGGTCGGAAAAAACTGGTAAACCTTGGGAAGATTACTGGAATGACAAAGCCGTCCATTTCATTGGTAAAGATATAATTTACCATCACAGCATATTTTGGCCCGCACTTTTAATGGCCTACGGATGTAAACTTCCATATACCATAATTGCAGGGGAATATCTGTCCCTTGAAGGTATGAAGATGTCAACAAGTAAAAACTGGGTAATATGGGCATCCGATTTTCTTGAAACATTCGATTCAGATACACTCAGATATTATTTAATTGCCAATGCACCGCTAACACGTGATACAGACTTCTCATGGGAAGACTTCCAGAGAAGGGTTAATGATGAACTGGCAGATGTGCTTGGAAACTTCCTTCACAGAACATTCACATTCACTACACGCTTTTTTGATGGAAAAATACCAGAACCATCAGATTTTGATGAATATGATAAAGAATTTGAATCCAAGATAAAGGCCCTTCCAGAAATTGTTGGGAATTACATTGAAAAATTCAAATTCAGGGAAGGTTTAATAGAAATTACTAAACTTGCCAAATATGGAAACAAATATTTCAACGATAAAGAACCTTGGAAAACTGTCAAAACAGATAAAAAAACAGCTGGAAACTGTTTATATCTTTCAAATCAGCTTGCAAAAACCATGGCAGTTACACTTATTCCATACATGCCCGTTAAGACACTGGAAATATTCAAAACATTAAATATGAACAGTGATATTAACTGGGATAATGCCGCAGATTTTATCCCCTCCGGTCATGAATTAGGTGAAGCTAATCCCATCTTCTTAAAGGTCGAAGATGATGTTATTAAAAATGAAAAACAAGAACTTTACAAAAATTTAAAGGATGTTGAAACTATGAAGGATGAAATTTCTATTGATGATTTTGCAGCTATGGATCTAAGGGTTGGAAAGGTTGTAGGTGCAGAGAATGTAAAAAAATCAGATAATCTCTTAAAACTCATGGTAGATATTGGTGAAAAGCAGCTACAAGTTGTTGCAGGTGTTGCAAAGAAATACTCACCAGAAGAAGTTTTAAACAGAACTGTTATTGTACTGGTCAATCTACCGCCTGCAAAACTTTTTGGAATAAAATCTGAAGGTATGCTACTTGCAACCGACAACAACATGAGTCTTTTAACTGTTGAAGATGCTGACATCGGTGAAAAAATAAAATGA
- a CDS encoding THUMP domain-containing protein encodes MIKSTENFDMVVMFDYTDCEDGEEELLGIEELEQTLENVTPELYIKETESIDVVLVELGTDSVEVANKINNTPTKIISRVVPINTVVGTSQKSIINKIKELSVDLTKPNDTFLIKCYEENKNNINCQKIRKHVMNELINMDLTFSEKNPKWAVYIEIIGENTGLSILESSDFKENNPIN; translated from the coding sequence ATGATCAAGTCAACAGAAAATTTTGATATGGTTGTGATGTTTGACTATACAGATTGTGAAGATGGAGAAGAGGAATTGCTTGGAATTGAAGAACTTGAACAAACATTAGAAAATGTTACACCAGAGTTATATATTAAAGAAACTGAGTCTATTGATGTGGTTTTAGTCGAATTAGGAACCGATTCAGTTGAAGTTGCAAATAAAATTAATAACACACCCACAAAAATAATATCCCGAGTAGTACCAATTAACACTGTTGTTGGAACAAGCCAAAAATCTATTATTAATAAAATTAAGGAATTATCTGTCGATTTAACCAAACCAAATGATACCTTTCTGATCAAATGCTACGAAGAGAATAAAAACAATATAAATTGTCAAAAAATTAGAAAACATGTTATGAACGAGTTAATAAATATGGATTTAACATTTAGTGAGAAAAATCCTAAATGGGCAGTGTATATAGAGATTATTGGGGAAAATACTGGTTTGAGTATTTTAGAATCTTCAGATTTTAAAGAAAATAATCCTATAAATTGA
- a CDS encoding DUF530 domain-containing protein, whose product MNESVLIANAERFLDGIRHNWVKAEEISDFKSFIKIYQYLKKNLEDLLELRDTMEIKGYKTPYRSLMKYGRTPKSEMKVEDIYDVNKHTQYFRMNAAAKKNILDRVKSAIASHKIAIGHLEEYANLSCNACSSKFTGHELANFLDGSCSCGSSEIQLEINHQGVHRLEIIKYLPLSGEYMVKMSELSPMGRDAFRKIVRILKHEKRGIVKTLSLVVKVFEDGRWVRKRVNIDAKDQMNYEREIRREYGSNARIEFMQFHRKKPSIINDKHVQTALSIGYVKLAEKRARDVFKLILDNNIKNKDKLQTYDEIHVNAKKMATKMVEDVGDLEHIKNELVQENLIKEGLVNKRGTYDKELEHDLKSRKNLEKNLFVEVPRVMILWDILKCYLSTSYDRRSKYSGPFPNLRPNLDSNQIRAFEDFDQDVVNILKKFMHENIEYMPNIKNLLSKKFEMENKMKGLHVKTNSNAAGAVLLNTTGKLPIEVAAHVFCVDPEVVRVERNKFETFGKPQTKKAKQFLEMIKG is encoded by the coding sequence ATGAATGAATCTGTTTTAATTGCCAATGCCGAAAGATTCCTTGACGGAATAAGACACAACTGGGTTAAAGCCGAAGAAATCAGTGATTTTAAAAGTTTCATAAAGATATACCAATATCTTAAAAAAAATCTTGAAGATCTCTTGGAATTAAGAGACACAATGGAGATTAAAGGATATAAAACACCTTACAGATCTCTTATGAAGTACGGGCGCACACCCAAGTCAGAGATGAAAGTCGAAGATATCTATGATGTGAACAAACACACCCAGTACTTTAGAATGAATGCTGCAGCCAAAAAAAATATTTTAGACAGGGTAAAATCTGCAATTGCCTCCCATAAAATAGCTATAGGTCATCTGGAAGAATATGCAAACTTGAGTTGTAATGCATGCAGTAGTAAATTCACAGGGCATGAACTCGCAAATTTCTTAGATGGAAGCTGCAGCTGTGGTTCAAGTGAAATTCAGCTTGAAATAAATCACCAGGGAGTTCACAGACTGGAAATAATTAAATATCTCCCATTATCTGGAGAATACATGGTAAAAATGTCTGAATTATCTCCAATGGGAAGGGATGCATTTAGAAAGATAGTGAGAATTCTTAAACATGAAAAGAGGGGAATTGTAAAAACACTATCATTAGTTGTCAAGGTTTTTGAAGATGGCAGATGGGTTAGAAAAAGAGTTAACATCGATGCCAAGGATCAAATGAATTATGAACGTGAAATACGTCGAGAATATGGTTCAAATGCCCGTATAGAATTTATGCAGTTTCATCGTAAAAAACCATCCATAATAAATGATAAACATGTGCAAACTGCACTATCAATTGGATATGTCAAACTAGCAGAAAAAAGAGCAAGAGACGTTTTCAAACTTATTCTTGATAATAACATTAAAAATAAGGATAAACTTCAAACATATGATGAAATACATGTAAATGCTAAAAAAATGGCAACTAAAATGGTTGAAGACGTTGGGGATTTGGAACATATAAAAAATGAATTGGTACAGGAAAACCTTATTAAAGAAGGACTTGTGAATAAGAGGGGAACCTACGATAAAGAACTTGAACATGACCTAAAATCACGGAAAAACCTAGAAAAAAACCTTTTTGTTGAAGTACCACGTGTTATGATTTTATGGGACATATTGAAATGTTATCTTTCAACAAGCTATGATCGAAGGAGTAAATATTCTGGACCATTCCCTAATCTGCGCCCAAACCTTGACAGCAACCAGATCAGGGCATTTGAAGATTTTGACCAAGATGTTGTAAATATATTAAAAAAATTCATGCATGAAAACATAGAATATATGCCGAACATTAAAAATTTACTCTCAAAGAAATTTGAAATGGAAAATAAAATGAAAGGACTACATGTTAAGACTAATTCTAATGCTGCAGGTGCGGTTCTTCTAAACACAACAGGTAAACTTCCAATCGAAGTAGCTGCGCATGTTTTCTGTGTTGATCCAGAAGTTGTTAGGGTAGAAAGGAATAAATTTGAAACCTTTGGAAAACCCCAGACTAAGAAAGCAAAGCAATTCCTTGAAATGATAAAGGGATAA
- a CDS encoding TIGR00304 family membrane protein has product MVNYNSIILIGLAVIIVGFLLIFIGTALQSSSGSSKTEINTGGVILIGPIPTIFGNDKGLIVFAVIFAVILMIISYFLFYRGSI; this is encoded by the coding sequence ATGGTTAACTATAATTCCATTATTTTAATAGGTTTGGCAGTCATAATAGTAGGTTTTCTCTTGATATTCATTGGAACTGCTCTGCAATCGTCCTCAGGATCTTCAAAAACAGAGATTAATACAGGGGGAGTTATTTTGATAGGTCCCATTCCAACAATATTTGGAAATGATAAGGGACTTATAGTATTTGCAGTTATATTTGCTGTAATTCTCATGATAATATCGTACTTCCTATTTTACAGAGGATCAATCTAA
- a CDS encoding RAD55 family ATPase, whose protein sequence is MIPTIESGIPGFDKLTVSKSSIGGIPERSTTLVYGPPKTGKSIFCNQFAYHGLLNGEACIYLTLDQGLKQMKSNMMDFEWYIQSYIQNQTIYIIDGISQLSGAKLENTNNIKSSSVGNPADIMVKVGIGSRFVYKKSENFRSILDSLNTMLAFNPDQMVIRVINAYLRRISEAGGTGLIAYTESAADPETEKKLLSLFDNTIRLDGDSISIETHNQENLIDKFESTYTITDKGIVINRKTPS, encoded by the coding sequence ATGATTCCAACCATTGAATCAGGTATTCCCGGATTTGATAAACTAACAGTATCAAAAAGTAGTATTGGGGGAATTCCTGAGAGATCAACAACTTTAGTATATGGTCCTCCTAAAACTGGTAAATCAATATTTTGCAACCAATTTGCATATCATGGGCTATTAAATGGAGAAGCTTGTATTTATTTGACATTAGATCAGGGGTTAAAACAAATGAAATCAAATATGATGGATTTTGAGTGGTATATCCAGAGTTATATCCAAAACCAGACCATATATATTATTGATGGTATTTCACAGCTATCGGGTGCAAAGTTAGAAAATACCAACAATATAAAATCTTCATCTGTTGGTAACCCTGCAGATATTATGGTTAAAGTTGGTATAGGATCTAGATTTGTTTACAAAAAATCTGAAAACTTCAGATCTATACTTGACTCTCTTAACACAATGCTTGCATTCAACCCTGATCAGATGGTTATAAGGGTTATAAATGCCTACCTTAGACGTATCAGTGAAGCTGGAGGAACAGGACTCATAGCCTATACAGAAAGTGCGGCAGATCCAGAAACTGAAAAAAAACTTTTATCACTTTTTGATAATACAATAAGATTAGATGGAGATTCTATTTCAATTGAAACCCATAATCAAGAAAATTTAATCGATAAATTTGAATCAACCTATACAATCACAGACAAAGGCATAGTAATTAACAGGAAAACCCCATCTTAA
- a CDS encoding ATPase domain-containing protein, producing the protein MKKTHIPKLDSFIGGGIPVGSSIIFCAVPGVECEAFGYQILNGIVEDGYNGFICTNVTEPSNIVYEFNRYGWNLEKFLDEKRVFFVDGCSKLMGVPPMGKYSIDEFSQIEEMVLKAIDDIPNGVGVINNLSTLIDYIDEDKVINIIGRWNKRAKEKKAILVYIFTKWDYPSELINTLTNSVDCTVSLTSIEERVIIGQGFMVTSASWTEPQKNMVLFFVLQPGGVKIYIPKILVTGPYNSGKSSFVKSISIESVSVDKMALEKFSTTIAMDIGHVDHDGFIADIFGTPGQERFDLMLDILAKEAVGAFILIDSSAPQTFARAKEMINKTQAEAIPKIIVANKQDLPGALTPEQIRERMKLDNSIPIIPTVVTENTGVEEALDTLLKILYGE; encoded by the coding sequence ATGAAAAAAACACACATCCCTAAACTGGATTCATTTATTGGAGGGGGAATCCCTGTTGGATCATCTATTATTTTCTGTGCAGTACCCGGGGTTGAATGTGAAGCATTTGGCTACCAGATTTTAAACGGGATAGTTGAAGATGGATATAATGGTTTTATTTGTACAAATGTTACTGAACCATCGAATATAGTATATGAATTCAACAGGTATGGATGGAACCTTGAAAAATTCTTAGATGAAAAAAGAGTTTTCTTTGTTGATGGATGTTCAAAACTCATGGGAGTCCCTCCCATGGGTAAATATTCCATAGATGAATTTTCCCAGATAGAAGAAATGGTACTCAAAGCAATTGATGATATACCCAACGGTGTCGGAGTTATAAATAATTTATCAACGTTAATTGATTATATTGATGAAGACAAAGTCATTAATATAATCGGCAGATGGAACAAACGTGCCAAGGAAAAAAAAGCTATTTTAGTGTATATTTTTACCAAATGGGATTACCCATCCGAATTGATCAATACATTAACCAATTCTGTTGACTGTACAGTTAGTTTAACAAGTATAGAAGAACGTGTAATTATTGGCCAGGGCTTTATGGTTACTAGTGCATCTTGGACTGAACCCCAAAAGAACATGGTACTCTTTTTTGTACTTCAACCCGGTGGTGTGAAAATATATATTCCCAAGATACTTGTCACAGGACCATACAACTCTGGAAAATCAAGTTTTGTAAAATCTATATCAATAGAATCTGTTTCTGTTGATAAAATGGCTTTAGAAAAGTTTTCAACTACAATTGCTATGGATATTGGACACGTTGATCACGATGGATTCATAGCAGATATATTTGGAACTCCAGGACAGGAACGTTTTGACCTTATGCTTGATATTCTGGCCAAAGAAGCTGTTGGAGCATTTATATTAATAGATTCCAGTGCACCTCAAACATTTGCAAGGGCAAAGGAAATGATAAATAAAACCCAAGCAGAGGCAATCCCTAAAATTATTGTAGCAAATAAACAGGATTTACCCGGTGCTCTAACCCCTGAACAAATTAGAGAAAGAATGAAACTTGATAATAGCATTCCTATAATTCCCACCGTTGTAACTGAAAACACAGGTGTTGAAGAAGCGCTTGATACACTATTAAAAATATTATATGGTGAATAA
- a CDS encoding glycosyltransferase family 2 protein: MKISIVIPALNEEGIVGKTVRTVPVDKLNKHGLETEIIVVDNASTDNTAKEAEEAGARVVLGSKRGYGNAYLAGFKEATGDIIVMGDADGTYPFPMTYEFIQPILKGEADFVMGSRLKGDIKEGAMPALHRYVGNPFLTWVLNKLFGAGISDAHCGMRAIKKETLKILDLKSGGMEFASEMVIEAARKNIKIAEIPITYYPREGESKLSSFADGWRHLRFMMLYRPTPFLLGPGLIALLVGLILTFTVALQGQSRLHTLILGSLLLIIGYQMLLAWIHFGAFGTVYGFSKSSGIIKKIMSYHSLGRELSVGLILLAAGVIGGLYVLYSWSAVGFGSLYQIQYAMMALILSILGIQTIFSGMFLSLLLLANDYKSD; encoded by the coding sequence ATGAAAATTTCTATCGTTATACCGGCCCTCAATGAAGAGGGAATTGTTGGAAAAACTGTCCGAACTGTTCCAGTGGACAAACTAAATAAACATGGATTAGAAACTGAGATTATTGTTGTGGACAATGCATCCACGGACAATACTGCAAAAGAGGCAGAAGAAGCAGGTGCACGTGTTGTACTAGGATCTAAAAGAGGATATGGAAATGCTTACCTTGCAGGTTTTAAAGAAGCAACAGGAGATATTATAGTTATGGGAGATGCTGATGGTACATACCCATTTCCTATGACCTATGAATTTATACAACCCATTTTAAAAGGAGAAGCAGATTTTGTAATGGGTTCTAGACTCAAGGGTGATATTAAGGAAGGTGCAATGCCTGCACTACATAGATATGTTGGAAACCCATTTTTAACATGGGTACTTAACAAACTTTTTGGTGCAGGAATATCAGATGCCCATTGTGGAATGAGAGCAATAAAAAAGGAAACCCTCAAAATTTTAGACCTTAAAAGTGGAGGTATGGAATTTGCATCTGAAATGGTTATTGAAGCTGCAAGAAAAAACATAAAAATTGCTGAAATTCCAATTACATATTATCCTCGCGAGGGAGAATCTAAGCTCAGTTCATTTGCAGATGGATGGAGACATTTAAGATTCATGATGCTCTACAGACCAACACCATTCCTGCTTGGACCTGGCCTCATCGCACTTTTAGTTGGTTTAATCTTAACTTTTACAGTTGCATTACAGGGTCAGTCAAGATTACATACACTAATTTTAGGTAGTTTACTGCTTATAATAGGATATCAGATGCTTTTGGCTTGGATACACTTCGGTGCATTTGGAACAGTATATGGATTTTCCAAGAGCTCGGGAATAATAAAAAAGATCATGAGTTACCACTCCCTAGGAAGAGAACTCAGTGTTGGTCTGATATTACTTGCTGCAGGAGTTATTGGTGGTCTTTATGTACTTTACAGCTGGAGTGCAGTTGGATTTGGATCTCTATACCAGATCCAGTATGCTATGATGGCACTGATACTTTCAATCTTAGGAATTCAAACTATCTTCTCTGGAATGTTCCTAAGTCTGCTTTTACTTGCCAACGATTATAAATCTGATTAA
- a CDS encoding roadblock/LC7 domain-containing protein, which yields MSKTKKEKLDDVLAGLIKVGQIKACGIVSKEGLLINSITPPDVDARIFSALCSTIMGAAEAASGQMTTGAVSQISVKTEKGTIVLLPAGMKAILTVLTDPEAQIGLIFFEMENRAAQVDEILKEM from the coding sequence ATGAGCAAAACTAAAAAAGAAAAACTGGATGATGTGCTTGCAGGTTTAATAAAGGTGGGACAGATAAAGGCCTGTGGAATTGTTTCTAAGGAAGGTCTTTTAATAAATTCAATAACACCACCAGACGTTGATGCCAGAATATTTTCTGCACTTTGCTCCACAATAATGGGAGCTGCCGAAGCAGCATCAGGACAAATGACAACTGGGGCAGTATCTCAAATATCAGTTAAAACAGAAAAGGGAACTATTGTTCTTCTCCCTGCAGGTATGAAAGCTATACTTACAGTTCTAACAGATCCTGAGGCCCAGATTGGACTGATATTTTTTGAAATGGAAAACAGGGCTGCACAAGTTGATGAAATTCTTAAGGAGATGTGA
- a CDS encoding tetratricopeptide repeat protein has protein sequence MKQMLLLTGVFDRFSGGNSKEEKTEPKYTIEDYIEILNEYKDAEAEILINIATIYFEDENIKESMKHLKKALEMYDELEDVGKQALVLDIMGDINRYNKKIPKALENYRDAYQLYSEINSDNNEEVKDKIKDLEVLKTAGINETRYNIQEPSIETPSTVPGDEMPSSDYNKISDNVKEVIGMLKGADSYSSYLKSEDPMKELKNAYEMSSEIGDTSGKATLLLIMGNVSLKESKTNAALNYFKKSQEYFQEIDDEAGEAAARLLIGTAYYMTDDMDMVNSNFRKSIKLFRDSKDLLGENIAIRLMNAIYED, from the coding sequence ATGAAACAAATGCTTCTCTTAACAGGTGTTTTTGATAGGTTTTCTGGCGGAAATTCCAAAGAAGAAAAAACAGAACCTAAATATACTATTGAAGATTACATTGAAATTTTAAATGAATACAAAGATGCTGAAGCTGAAATATTGATAAATATTGCAACCATCTATTTCGAGGATGAAAATATTAAGGAATCAATGAAGCATCTTAAAAAAGCACTTGAAATGTATGATGAATTGGAAGATGTTGGAAAACAAGCCCTTGTTCTAGATATTATGGGAGATATCAATAGATACAATAAAAAAATTCCTAAGGCTTTGGAAAATTACAGGGATGCATATCAACTATACTCTGAAATTAATTCGGATAATAATGAAGAAGTAAAAGATAAGATCAAAGATTTAGAAGTCTTGAAAACGGCTGGGATAAATGAGACAAGATATAATATTCAAGAGCCTAGTATTGAAACACCTTCAACTGTCCCGGGTGATGAGATGCCCTCATCAGACTACAACAAAATCAGTGATAATGTGAAAGAAGTCATTGGAATGTTGAAAGGTGCAGACTCCTATAGTTCATATTTAAAATCTGAAGATCCAATGAAAGAACTTAAAAATGCATATGAAATGTCCAGTGAGATAGGTGATACCAGTGGAAAGGCAACTCTATTACTTATAATGGGCAATGTTTCACTTAAAGAATCTAAAACCAATGCTGCACTTAACTATTTTAAGAAATCACAAGAATATTTCCAAGAAATTGATGATGAAGCTGGAGAGGCAGCAGCAAGGCTTTTAATTGGAACAGCATACTACATGACCGACGATATGGATATGGTGAATTCTAACTTTAGAAAGTCCATTAAATTATTTAGAGATTCCAAAGATCTTCTAGGGGAAAATATTGCCATTAGGTTGATGAATGCCATATACGAAGATTAA